In Chitinophaga oryzae, the sequence GCGACTCCTGGGCGAGGTGGTGCTGTTTGTTGAACCACCTGGTGAAACCCGGGGCCTGCGTATGGGCGCTGAGTGCGCCGATAGTGATGCCTTTGCCGGCGGGCAGTTCAGAGAGGTCTGCCTGCAGGTGGCCGTTGACCAGCACAATGCGGTAGCAGTCCAGTTCCGGTACAGCCGCCTGGGCTATCACGGAGGCAGGTACGGTAGTGGTGGCGTACAACAGCTCATAAGGGAACTCCTTGAGGTAGCGTTGTATATTGGAATAACGCCATGCTTCTGTTTTCAGGGTAGGAAGGCCCATCACAGAGAAGCGGTCCAAAGCCTCCTGGCGGATGCCCTGCAATTCGTCCTGCGCCTGGCAGGCCGATAATGCGTTCACATCGGTAGTTAACGCCTGGTAAAAAGGCAATGTAATATCACTCGTCATAATTGTATGCTTCTTATACTGATTCTTTCAAATGTAACTCTTCCTTCAGCCAGTCGTAGCCTCTTTCTTCCAGTTCCAGGGCCAGTTCCTTGGTGCCGGTTTTGATGATACGGCCGTTGTACAGTACGTGTACAAAGTCAGGCACGATGTACTCCAGCAGACGCTGGTAGTGGGTGATGACTACGAAAGATTTTTCTGCGTCGCGGAGTTTGTTAACGCCGTTGGAAACGATACGCAGCGCGTCGATGTCCAGACCGGAGTCTGTTTCGTCCAGGATGGCCAGCTGCGGGTCGAGCATTGCCAGTTGGAATATTTCGTTGCGTTTCTTTTCACCACCGCTGAAACCTTCATTCAGGGAGCGGTTCATCAGGTTGGCGTTAAAGTCTACCAGCTGCTGCTTCTCTTTGGTCAGTTTCAGGAAGTCACGGCCTTCAATGGTAGGCAGTCCTTTATAGGTCCTGATTTCATTGAGGGCTGTTTTCAGAAAGTTCAGGTTGGATACGCCCGGAATTTCAACAGGGTATTGAAAAGCCAGGAATACGCCTTCACGCGCGCGGTCTTCGGGAGACAGGTCCAGCAGGTTTTTACCGTTGAACCATACTTCCCCTTCGGTAACAGTATAGTTATCACGGCCTGCGAGCACGGAGGCCAGCGAGCTTTTGCCGGAGCCGTTGGGGCCCATGATGGCATGTGTTTCGCCTTTACCTATTTCGAGGTTAATGCCTTTCAGAATTTGTTTCCCTTCTACTTCTGCGTGCAGATTTTTAATCGTCAGCATGATTGTTTTATTTCGTTCTGTATGTAGTTAATTGGATAAGCGAATTATCCAACGCTTCCTTCAAGTGTGATAGATAATAGTTTCTGTGCTTCCACGGCAAATTCCATGGGGAGCTGGTTGAGCACTTCCTTCACGTAACCGTTTACGATCAGGGCTACGGCTTTTTCCGTATCGATGCCACGGGCGTTCAGATAGAAGATCTGGTCTTCCCCGATTTTGGAGGTGGTGGCTTCGTGTTCGATCATCGCGGTTTTATTGCGGGATTCGATATACGGGAAAGTGTGGGAGCCGCAATCGTTGCCGATCAGCAGGGAGTCGCACTGGGTAAAGTTACGGGCGTTGTCGGCACGGGGGCCAACGGCTACCAGTCCGCGGTAACTGTTATCGCCTCTGCCGGCGGAGATGCCTTTGGAGATGATACGGCTTTTGGTACCTTTACCGATGTGGTGGATTTTGGTACCGGTGTCTGCAATCTGTTTGTTGCGTACTACCGCTACGGAGTAGAATTCACCTTCAGAGTAGTCGCCCTGCAGGATCACGCTGGGATATTTCCAGGTGATGGCCGAGCCGGTTTCTACCTGTGTCCAGGAGATCTTGCTGGCATTGCCTTTACAGATACCTCTTTTGGTCACGAAGTTGTAGATACCGCCTTTACCGTCTTTATCGCCGGGGTACCAGTTCTGTACGGTAGAGTATTTGATTTCCGCGTGGTCCAGGGCAACGAGTTCCACGACTGCGGCGTGCAGCTGGTTTTCATCGCGCATGGGAGCGGTACAGCCTTCGAGGTAGCTTACATAGCTGCCTTCGTCGGCGATGATCAGCGTACGTTCGAACTGACCGGTGTTCTGGGCGTTGATGCGGAAGTAAGTGCTCAGTTCCATCGGGCAGCGTACGCCTTTCGGGATATAGGTGAAAGAGCCGTCAGAAAACACAGCGGAGTTCAGCGCGGCAAAAATGTTGTCAGAGTGCGGCACTACTGTACCGAGGTATTTTTTTACCAGGTCAGGATATTCCTGTACCGCTTCACCGAAAGAGCAGAAGATAACGCCCATTTCTTTCAGTTTGCCTTTGAAGGTGGTGGCTACGGACACGCTGTCAAATACGGCGTCAACGGCCACACCGGCCAGGGCCTTCTGCTCGTTGAGCGGAATACCCAGCTTTTCAAAAGTGGCCAGCAGTTCCGGGTCCACTTCATCGAGGCTGTTCAGTTGTTTTTTCTTTTTCGGCGCGGCATAATAGGAGAGGGCCTGCAGGTCCAGCTCCGGCATTTCAAAGTGCTGCCAGGTGGGGAACTGCATTTTCTTAAAGGCGGCAAAACCTTTCAGACGCCATTCCAGCAGCCATTCCGGTTCATTCTTTTTAGCGGAAATAAAGCGGATGATATCTTCATTCAGCCCCGGAGGAGCGATATCCATTTCAATATCGGTGGTAAAGCCAAACTCGTACTCCTTATTGGCTATATCATCTATTATTTCGTTACTGTTCATCATACGATTTTGATATTTATACCGCGAAGCTTTCGCCGCAGCTGCATGTTCTCGTTGCATTCGGGTTGTTGAAGAAAAGGCCTTTGCCATTGAGGCCGTCGGAGTAGTCCAGTTCTGTACCATACAGGTAAAGCAGGCTTTTCATCTGTACGACTACCTTTACGCCTTTGTCTTCAAATACCTGGTCTCCTTCCTGTTCTTCTGTCTCAAACTTCATCACATATTCAAGGCCGGAGCAACCACCGCCTTTCACGCCTACTCTTACAAAAGTACCGGGGGCATGATGTTCGTTCTCCATCAGCGTCTTAATATATGCTCCTGCTTTTTCTGAAACGGTTATCATAATTCAGAATTTTTAGATTGATACGGCTGTATTAGTGGTTCAGTTCGCTGTCCCGGCTGTCACATGTGACTGGGCAGCGCAGAGCAGGGAAACCATCATATCCAGCTTGGTTTTATAAAATGCAGTAAACCCGCTGGTCTGCGGGTCATAAAGATTATTTTTCAGGACAGGCAGAGAGTAGGGCAGTACCCAGGCTCTCAATGCTTTAGCCACGGCGTCCATGGCGTTGATCCCCTGCATGGCCTGTGTGCCGTCGGCCCAGGAGAGCAAAGCTACAACCTTTCCGGTTAAATATGGCCGTTGGTGTTTGCTTGTCAGCTCCAGCCAGTCCAGGCTGTTCTTCATGGCCCCTGTCATGCTGCCATGATATAATGGCGTCATCCAGATCTGAAGGTCCGCTTTACAGAACGACTCACACATAGCTGCCACACTCTCCGGCTTTTTAGCTGCTTCGGCCATCGAAAAGAAAGGGATCTGCTTTTCGGCCAGGCTGAAAATCTCGGTCGGTAACCCCTTCTCTGTTAAGGCATCTGACAGGTAAGCTGCCAGCCTATTAGAGGTAGCTTCGGGGCGGGTGTCAGTGGCGCCATTAAATATGAGTACGTTCATTAATACCTAAGATTTAGAGATTTAAAAGATTATGAGATTTAATGGTGACGAAAATGGACCCAAAATCATCTAAATCCCAAATTTCTTTTTTTTAGCTCCCACAAAATTACGACATTTACAATAAAACAAGTAATAACTTGGAAAAATATCCAACACGAACCAAAAATGCCGCTGACAGGTTTTTGATGCTCATCAAGACCAAGGGCCCCCTGTCTGCTGCCGAACTGGCGGGTGAATTGGGTATCACCACGGAAGGAGCCCGCCTGCAGCTGGTAAAGCTGGCTGAAGAGGGTTTGTTGCAGTTTGAAAGTATCTCTAAAGGCGTCGGCCGGCCCATGCAAATATGGAGCCTGACCCCGCTTGGCAACGCCCGCTTCCCGGACAGCCATACCGAACTCACGGTAGACATCATCCAGACCATTAAAACGGTACTGGGGCCGGAAGCACTGGCCAACGTCATCCTCGCCCGCGAAAAGAACCAACAGGAAAAATATAATACCGCCCTGGCAGGCGTTACCGGTATCGAAAACAGGCTGACCGCCTTCGCGGCCATCCGCACCGGTGAAGGCTACCTGGCAGAATGGAGAAAAGAAGGCGATATCTTCCTCTTCATCGAAAACCACTGCCCGATCTGCTGCGCCGCCGCTACCTGCGACAATATCTGTACTTCAGAGATGAACACCTTCATCAGCGTCATCGGCGAAGAAGTGCAGGTGACCCGCCTCGACCATATCATCAATGGCGCCCGCCGCTGTGTTTACAAAATCAAACCGGCACATTTAGCTATTTGATTATTTAGCTATTTTGTTATTTAGTACTGCATTATAATAGTCATTTTGCAATTAAAAAAAATAACCCAATACACAAATACCCAAATAACTAAATGATCAGTGTCAGGGTGCCCGAAATAATCAGCAGGGCCCCGATCGCCGTTTTCCAGGTGATCGCCTCGTGCAGGAAAACAGCCGCCAGGATGATCGTCAACGCTACACTCAGCTTGTCTACCGGCGCTACCTGCGACACCTTGCCCACCTGTAACGCCTTAAAATAAAAGATCCAGGAAAAACCGGTCGCCAGCCCGGACAACACCAGGAACACCAGCGTATGCCGCGTAAGCGTCACCCCTTTATATTCTCCCCTCGCCAGCACAATCCCCCACGCCACCAGCAAAATAATAATGGTACGGATAGCCGTGGCCAGGTTGGAAGGCACGCCCGCCACCCCTA encodes:
- the sufC gene encoding Fe-S cluster assembly ATPase SufC, which produces MLTIKNLHAEVEGKQILKGINLEIGKGETHAIMGPNGSGKSSLASVLAGRDNYTVTEGEVWFNGKNLLDLSPEDRAREGVFLAFQYPVEIPGVSNLNFLKTALNEIRTYKGLPTIEGRDFLKLTKEKQQLVDFNANLMNRSLNEGFSGGEKKRNEIFQLAMLDPQLAILDETDSGLDIDALRIVSNGVNKLRDAEKSFVVITHYQRLLEYIVPDFVHVLYNGRIIKTGTKELALELEERGYDWLKEELHLKESV
- the sufB gene encoding Fe-S cluster assembly protein SufB; amino-acid sequence: MMNSNEIIDDIANKEYEFGFTTDIEMDIAPPGLNEDIIRFISAKKNEPEWLLEWRLKGFAAFKKMQFPTWQHFEMPELDLQALSYYAAPKKKKQLNSLDEVDPELLATFEKLGIPLNEQKALAGVAVDAVFDSVSVATTFKGKLKEMGVIFCSFGEAVQEYPDLVKKYLGTVVPHSDNIFAALNSAVFSDGSFTYIPKGVRCPMELSTYFRINAQNTGQFERTLIIADEGSYVSYLEGCTAPMRDENQLHAAVVELVALDHAEIKYSTVQNWYPGDKDGKGGIYNFVTKRGICKGNASKISWTQVETGSAITWKYPSVILQGDYSEGEFYSVAVVRNKQIADTGTKIHHIGKGTKSRIISKGISAGRGDNSYRGLVAVGPRADNARNFTQCDSLLIGNDCGSHTFPYIESRNKTAMIEHEATTSKIGEDQIFYLNARGIDTEKAVALIVNGYVKEVLNQLPMEFAVEAQKLLSITLEGSVG
- a CDS encoding HesB/IscA family protein; protein product: MITVSEKAGAYIKTLMENEHHAPGTFVRVGVKGGGCSGLEYVMKFETEEQEGDQVFEDKGVKVVVQMKSLLYLYGTELDYSDGLNGKGLFFNNPNATRTCSCGESFAV
- a CDS encoding NADPH-dependent FMN reductase encodes the protein MNVLIFNGATDTRPEATSNRLAAYLSDALTEKGLPTEIFSLAEKQIPFFSMAEAAKKPESVAAMCESFCKADLQIWMTPLYHGSMTGAMKNSLDWLELTSKHQRPYLTGKVVALLSWADGTQAMQGINAMDAVAKALRAWVLPYSLPVLKNNLYDPQTSGFTAFYKTKLDMMVSLLCAAQSHVTAGTAN
- a CDS encoding helix-turn-helix transcriptional regulator, whose protein sequence is MEKYPTRTKNAADRFLMLIKTKGPLSAAELAGELGITTEGARLQLVKLAEEGLLQFESISKGVGRPMQIWSLTPLGNARFPDSHTELTVDIIQTIKTVLGPEALANVILAREKNQQEKYNTALAGVTGIENRLTAFAAIRTGEGYLAEWRKEGDIFLFIENHCPICCAAATCDNICTSEMNTFISVIGEEVQVTRLDHIINGARRCVYKIKPAHLAI
- a CDS encoding EamA family transporter; amino-acid sequence: MWWIYALLSAAFAALTAIFAKIGVAGVPSNLATAIRTIIILLVAWGIVLARGEYKGVTLTRHTLVFLVLSGLATGFSWIFYFKALQVGKVSQVAPVDKLSVALTIILAAVFLHEAITWKTAIGALLIISGTLTLII